Sequence from the Hamadaea flava genome:
TCGAACCGCCCCTGCGGGCTGCTCACGCGTACCGGCCGCCCACCGAACAGCTCCGCGTGACGGGCGGCGAGCCGGTGAATCGTATGACCTTCAGGCACCCCGCGACGCTACTACAGCGCCGAAGTCGCGGGCATTCGTAGGAACGGTTCGGTCAGGTGCGGGGTGGCGAGGATTCCGTCGCCGCCGAGCGCGCCCAAGGCGGCCAGCCGGGACGTACGCGCCAGCGCCGGGTCCACCTCATGCGCGTACTCGATGGTCGGATGGAGCAGTTGGAGCGCGTGGACCAGCAGGTCCCCGGTGACCAGGAGCCGGTCGTGAACAAGGACGGACTGGTGGCCGGGCGTGTGCCCGGGCGTCGCGAGGATCTCGATGCCGGGCGCGAGCCGGGCGTCGCCGTCGAGCAGGTCGAGCTGGCCGGTGGCGGTGAGTGGGCCGGTGAACGCGAAGGTCGGCAGGTCGGCTGATTGCAGCAGGTAGCGCGCGTTGCGGAAGTAGGGCGTGCCGCCGGTGACCGCCCACCCGATGTGGTCGGTGTGCACGTGCGTCAGCACGACGGTCTCGACGTCGTCCCGCTCGATGCCGGCGTCCGCCAGTTCCTCGGGGAGTCGTCCGGGGACCGGGGCCCAGGACGCCGACGGCGCGTCGGCCGGGCCGATTCCGGCGTCGACGAGGACCACCCGGCCGTTCGGGCGGCGCAGGGCGAAGCACCGGAAGCGCAGCAGCCACTCCCCGTCCTCGGTACGCGCCCCCGGGTCGAAGGCGTCGGCGTCGGCCCACTGCTCGGGCGTCGCCGGGAACACCTCCTCGCGCGGCGAGAAGAACGGGCCGGACCCGTCTTCGAGCATGATGATCTCGATGTCGTCCAGGATCATGGTCGGCCGCATCGGACGATGATGCCATTCCGGCGCGGAACGCCGCGCGGCCGTGGGACCGTGAGGGCATGACCGTCGAACAGATCGGCCAGTTGCATCGCGCCCGCGAGGCCGCGAAGGAGTCGGCCAAGGCCGCCCGCCGGCTCGCGGAGTTCCTGGAGACCGCGCCCGCCGGGCCGGACGACGCTCAGCTCACCGAGTTCATCACGCTGCTCGCGCGGGAGGAGGCGACCCGGGCCGAACGCGACGAGGCCTGTGCGTCGGCCGGCTACCAGGCGCCGAGCGTCGAATAACCATGGACTAGGCCGGATGGCGTAACGGCCCGATGCGCTCGTCGCGCTTCGGGCCGTCAGTCCGGTGTGGGTCGACCGCGCGCATTCGTCGCGCGGGACCGGCTCAGTGGTGGATCAGCGGGGTGGTGCGTCCGCGAGCGTCATTGCTCCAGCGGTGGTGCTGCTTCGGTGGTGCTTCGGTGCTGCGGTGGTCGCCGGCTCGGTGCCCGCTGGGTCAGCGGGAGACCGGGTACCAGCGCGCGCCGTCCCGGCTGTCGGCCGTCCAGCCGGCGAGCCCGGCGATGGTGACGACGACCGTCGTGATCAGGACGAACAACATGGCGAAAACCGTCCGTTCGGTGAGGTGGGAACCCTTGTAGGAACAATTCTCGCGCGTAGAT
This genomic interval carries:
- a CDS encoding MBL fold metallo-hydrolase, giving the protein MRPTMILDDIEIIMLEDGSGPFFSPREEVFPATPEQWADADAFDPGARTEDGEWLLRFRCFALRRPNGRVVLVDAGIGPADAPSASWAPVPGRLPEELADAGIERDDVETVVLTHVHTDHIGWAVTGGTPYFRNARYLLQSADLPTFAFTGPLTATGQLDLLDGDARLAPGIEILATPGHTPGHQSVLVHDRLLVTGDLLVHALQLLHPTIEYAHEVDPALARTSRLAALGALGGDGILATPHLTEPFLRMPATSAL